Proteins encoded together in one Bacteroides ovatus window:
- a CDS encoding anthranilate synthase component II has product MKILLLDNYDSFTYNLLHAVKELGATDVEVVRNDQIELDEVDRFDKIILSPGPGIPEEAGLLLPIIKRYAPTKSILGVCLGHQAIGEAFGARLENLKEVYHGVQTPITILHQDLLFEGLGKEIPVGRYHSWVVSREGFPDCLEITAESQEGQIMAIRHKTYNVHGIQFHPESVLTPQGKEIIKNFLND; this is encoded by the coding sequence ATGAAAATATTACTTTTAGATAACTACGACTCTTTCACTTATAACCTACTGCACGCAGTGAAAGAATTAGGGGCTACAGATGTAGAAGTAGTCCGCAACGACCAGATAGAGCTTGATGAAGTAGACCGATTTGATAAAATCATCCTGTCTCCCGGACCGGGCATACCCGAAGAGGCCGGACTACTATTACCTATTATTAAAAGATATGCCCCGACCAAAAGTATTCTGGGTGTCTGCCTCGGTCATCAAGCCATCGGCGAAGCTTTCGGAGCACGCTTGGAAAATCTCAAAGAAGTATATCACGGGGTACAGACTCCGATTACCATCCTTCACCAGGATTTGCTTTTTGAAGGGTTGGGAAAAGAAATCCCTGTTGGAAGATACCATTCCTGGGTAGTCAGCCGGGAAGGTTTTCCCGATTGTCTGGAAATAACGGCAGAAAGTCAGGAAGGACAAATCATGGCAATCCGCCATAAGACCTACAATGTACATGGTATTCAGTTCCATCCCGAATCAGTATTAACTCCGCAAGGAAAAGAAATTATTAAAAACTTCTTAAACGATTAA
- the trpD gene encoding anthranilate phosphoribosyltransferase, which produces MKQILYKLFEHQYLGRDEARTILQNIAQGKYNDVQVASLITVFLMRNISVEELCGFRDALLEMRIPVDLSEFAPIDIVGTGGDGKNTFNISTASCFTVAGAGFPVVKHGNYGATSVSGASNVMEQHGVKFTSDVDQLRRSMEKCNLAYLHAPLFNPALKAVAPVRKGLAVRTFFNMLGPLVNPVLPAYQLLGVYNLPLLRLYTYTYQESKTKFAVVHSLDGYDEISLTNEFKVATSDHEKIYAPESLGFSRYKETDLDGGQTPEDAAKIFDQIMNNTATEAQKNVVVVNSAFAIHVICPEKTIEECIALAKESLESGRALATLKKFIELNS; this is translated from the coding sequence ATGAAACAGATTCTATACAAACTTTTCGAACATCAATATCTGGGACGCGATGAGGCTCGCACCATTTTACAGAACATCGCACAAGGAAAATATAATGATGTACAGGTAGCCTCTTTAATCACCGTCTTTCTGATGCGTAATATCTCTGTGGAAGAATTATGCGGTTTCCGCGATGCATTGCTTGAAATGCGTATTCCGGTTGATTTAAGTGAATTTGCTCCGATAGATATCGTAGGAACCGGAGGTGATGGAAAAAATACATTTAATATTTCTACAGCTTCCTGTTTTACTGTTGCCGGAGCCGGTTTCCCGGTTGTGAAACATGGTAATTACGGAGCAACATCAGTCAGCGGTGCCAGTAATGTGATGGAGCAACACGGTGTAAAGTTCACCAGTGACGTCGATCAACTGCGCCGTAGCATGGAGAAATGTAATCTTGCCTATCTGCATGCTCCTTTATTCAATCCGGCATTAAAGGCAGTTGCTCCGGTTCGTAAAGGATTGGCAGTGCGCACTTTCTTTAATATGCTCGGTCCGTTGGTTAATCCGGTATTACCGGCCTATCAGCTTTTAGGAGTTTACAACCTCCCGTTACTTCGCCTCTATACCTATACTTATCAGGAAAGCAAGACGAAATTTGCCGTTGTTCATAGTCTCGACGGATATGACGAAATCTCTCTGACAAATGAGTTTAAAGTGGCGACCAGCGATCATGAAAAGATTTACGCTCCCGAGAGTCTCGGATTCTCCCGCTATAAGGAAACTGATCTGGATGGTGGACAAACACCGGAAGATGCAGCTAAGATTTTCGACCAGATCATGAATAACACGGCTACGGAAGCTCAAAAAAATGTAGTGGTAGTCAATTCAGCTTTCGCCATCCATGTGATTTGTCCGGAGAAGACTATTGAAGAATGTATTGCTCTCGCCAAAGAGTCATTGGAAAGTGGACGCGCATTAGCTACCCTAAAAAAATTCATTGAATTGAACAGTTAA
- the trpC gene encoding indole-3-glycerol phosphate synthase TrpC, whose protein sequence is MKDILSEIIANKRFEVDLQKQAISIEQLQEGISEVPTSRSMKQALASSASGIIAEFKRRSPSKGWIKEEACPEEIVPSYATAGASALSILTDEKFFGGSLKDIRTARPLVEIPILRKDFIIDEYQLYQAKIVGADAVLLIAAALEPEKCNELAEKAHELGLEVLLEIHSSEELIYIDKKIDMVGINNRNLGTFFTDVENSFRLAGQLPQDAVLVSESGISDPEIVKRLRAAGFRGFLIGETFMKTQQPGETLQNFLQAIQ, encoded by the coding sequence ATGAAAGATATATTATCAGAGATTATAGCAAACAAACGATTTGAAGTTGACCTGCAAAAGCAGGCTATCTCCATCGAGCAATTACAGGAAGGTATCAGCGAAGTTCCGACCTCTCGTTCTATGAAGCAGGCATTAGCCTCGTCTGCATCGGGTATTATCGCTGAATTCAAGCGTCGGTCTCCATCCAAAGGATGGATAAAGGAAGAAGCATGCCCGGAAGAGATTGTTCCCTCCTATGCAACAGCAGGAGCCTCTGCCCTTTCCATCCTCACCGACGAGAAGTTTTTCGGAGGAAGCCTGAAGGACATCCGCACTGCACGCCCTTTGGTAGAGATCCCCATTCTTAGGAAGGACTTCATCATTGACGAATACCAGCTTTATCAAGCCAAAATTGTCGGTGCCGATGCCGTACTTCTTATCGCAGCCGCATTAGAACCGGAGAAATGTAATGAACTTGCAGAAAAAGCTCATGAACTAGGTCTGGAAGTTCTTCTGGAGATTCATAGCTCCGAAGAATTAATATACATCGACAAGAAAATAGATATGGTAGGAATCAACAATCGTAATCTGGGTACTTTCTTCACTGATGTAGAAAACTCTTTCCGCTTGGCCGGACAGCTTCCCCAAGATGCTGTATTGGTATCCGAGAGCGGCATCTCCGATCCGGAAATAGTAAAACGACTTCGGGCAGCCGGATTCCGTGGATTCCTGATCGGTGAAACATTTATGAAAACACAGCAACCGGGAGAAACTTTACAGAATTTCCTGCAAGCAATCCAATAA
- a CDS encoding phosphoribosylanthranilate isomerase, with protein MINGKIIKVCGMREAENIQDVESIEGIDMLGFIFYPKSPRYVYELPAYLPIHARRVGVFVNEDKQTISMYADRFGLNYVQLHGNESPEYCRSLHSTGLKIIKAFSVDRPKDLRKVYDYEKVCDLFLFDTKCEQYGGSGNQFDWSILDMYNGHVPFLLSGGINSYSANALKEFKHPRLAGYDLNSRFELKPGEKDPERIRTFLNELKS; from the coding sequence ATGATTAACGGAAAAATTATCAAAGTATGCGGTATGCGTGAAGCTGAAAACATACAGGACGTAGAGTCTATCGAAGGCATAGATATGCTGGGATTCATCTTCTATCCTAAATCTCCCCGATATGTCTACGAGCTTCCGGCTTACTTGCCCATTCATGCCCGGCGTGTCGGAGTTTTCGTCAACGAAGACAAGCAGACAATCAGCATGTATGCTGATCGTTTCGGACTGAATTATGTACAGCTCCACGGAAATGAATCACCGGAATACTGCCGGTCCTTACATTCCACTGGATTGAAAATCATCAAGGCCTTTTCAGTAGACCGTCCCAAAGATTTGAGAAAGGTATATGACTACGAAAAAGTCTGTGATCTTTTTCTGTTCGATACCAAATGCGAACAGTATGGTGGTTCGGGAAATCAATTCGACTGGAGCATCCTGGATATGTACAATGGACATGTACCCTTCCTATTGAGCGGAGGCATTAACTCATACAGTGCCAATGCCCTGAAAGAGTTCAAGCATCCCCGGCTTGCCGGATACGATCTCAACAGCCGTTTTGAATTGAAACCGGGAGAAAAGGATCCGGAGCGTATCCGGACATTTTTAAACGAATTAAAATCATAA
- the trpA gene encoding tryptophan synthase subunit alpha translates to MNRINQLFNSNKKDILSIYFCAGTPTLDGTADVIRTLEKHGVSMIEVGIPFSDPMADGIVIQNAATQALRNGMSLKLLFEQLRDIRKDVKIPLVLMGYLNPIMQFGFENFCRKCVECGIDGVIIPDLPFRDYQEHYRIIAERYNIRVIMLITPETSEERVREIDTHTDGFIYMVSSAATTGAQQDFNEQKRAYFKKIEDMHLNNPLMVGFGISNKATFQAACEHASGAIIGSKFVTLLEEEKDPEKAITRLKEALK, encoded by the coding sequence ATGAATAGAATTAATCAACTTTTCAATAGCAACAAGAAAGACATACTTTCTATTTATTTTTGTGCCGGTACTCCTACTTTGGATGGTACCGCTGATGTAATCCGCACGCTCGAAAAGCACGGAGTGAGTATGATTGAAGTCGGCATTCCTTTCAGTGATCCGATGGCAGATGGCATTGTTATTCAGAATGCCGCTACGCAGGCATTACGCAACGGTATGTCTCTAAAACTTCTTTTTGAACAATTACGGGATATTCGCAAGGACGTAAAAATCCCACTTGTGCTTATGGGATATTTAAACCCAATCATGCAGTTCGGATTTGAGAATTTCTGCCGTAAATGTGTGGAATGTGGTATCGACGGCGTCATTATCCCTGATCTCCCTTTCCGTGATTACCAAGAACATTATCGTATCATTGCCGAACGCTATAACATCAGAGTGATTATGCTCATCACACCGGAAACCAGCGAAGAACGGGTACGCGAGATAGATACACATACCGACGGATTTATTTATATGGTTTCATCAGCAGCAACCACCGGAGCGCAACAAGATTTCAACGAACAAAAACGGGCTTACTTCAAAAAGATTGAAGATATGCATCTGAACAATCCGTTGATGGTGGGATTTGGTATCTCCAATAAAGCAACATTCCAAGCAGCTTGCGAACACGCTTCCGGAGCTATCATCGGCAGTAAGTTCGTCACTCTGCTCGAAGAAGAAAAAGACCCGGAAAAGGCGATTACCAGACTGAAAGAAGCCCTGAAGTAA
- a CDS encoding asparaginase, translated as MRAETPSVLLIYTGGTIGMIENPETGALENFNFDHLLKHVPELKRFNYRISSYQFDPPLDSSDMEPAYWAKLVKIINYNYDYFDGFVILHGTDTMAYTASALSFMLENLSKPVILTGSQLPIGTLRTDGKENLITAIEIAAAKNPDGTAIVPEVCIFFENHLMRGNRTTKINAENFNAFRSFNYPPLARVGIHIKYEPNLIRKPDPTKPLKPHYLFDTNVVILTLFPGIQESIVTSLLHVPGLKAVVMKTFGSGNAPQKEWFIRQLKEATDRGIIIVNITQCASGAVEMGRYETGMHLLEAGVISGYDSTPECAITKLMFLLGHGLPNKDIRYKMNSCLIGEITKS; from the coding sequence ATGAGAGCAGAAACTCCTTCCGTTTTGTTAATTTACACGGGTGGGACTATCGGAATGATAGAGAATCCGGAAACAGGTGCCTTAGAAAATTTCAACTTCGATCATTTGCTTAAGCACGTCCCTGAACTGAAAAGATTCAACTACCGCATTTCCTCCTACCAATTCGATCCCCCTCTCGACTCTTCGGACATGGAACCTGCTTACTGGGCAAAACTGGTAAAGATCATCAATTACAATTATGATTATTTCGATGGTTTCGTCATCCTTCACGGAACAGACACAATGGCTTACACTGCCTCTGCACTAAGTTTCATGCTCGAAAATCTAAGCAAACCTGTCATCCTCACAGGTTCCCAGCTCCCGATCGGGACTTTGCGCACAGACGGAAAGGAAAACCTCATAACAGCCATCGAAATTGCAGCAGCTAAAAATCCGGATGGTACAGCCATTGTTCCGGAGGTTTGTATTTTCTTTGAGAATCATTTGATGCGTGGTAACCGTACCACCAAAATCAATGCGGAGAATTTCAATGCTTTCCGCTCTTTCAATTATCCGCCATTGGCACGGGTAGGTATCCACATTAAATATGAGCCTAATCTCATTCGGAAACCAGACCCGACAAAACCGTTAAAGCCGCATTACCTGTTCGACACCAATGTGGTTATTCTAACGCTTTTTCCGGGCATTCAAGAGAGTATCGTGACTTCTCTGCTTCATGTTCCGGGATTGAAAGCGGTTGTCATGAAAACCTTCGGTTCGGGAAATGCTCCGCAAAAAGAATGGTTCATCCGCCAACTAAAGGAAGCTACCGATCGTGGAATTATCATTGTCAACATTACACAATGTGCCTCCGGAGCAGTAGAAATGGGACGTTACGAAACAGGAATGCATCTTCTGGAAGCAGGTGTAATCAGTGGATATGACAGTACCCCCGAATGTGCCATAACAAAGCTCATGTTTTTATTGGGACATGGATTACCCAACAAGGATATCCGATATAAAATGAACTCCTGCTTAATAGGAGAAATCACCAAGTCTTAA
- a CDS encoding LruC domain-containing protein: MMKKTIQFVPIIAIAMAGTMSSCVDSGKDLYDPSYETPNPMGDGFAAPDDIDWNMITTKNVSVEVKDEEGGLFAYLVEIYAEDPLTNESASVLAARTANKENNFKFTTAVSLLPTQKGIYVKQTDPRGREQVYQFDVPENSDNITCKLYYAESAAQNRALMSRGVATRSLAFEKPDYSSIPADAKEVTEMTGTTLLRNANYKITSDYNGTFKFDGYDGDIATRVYVDAQWTIPATFQFQNGIEIIVMNNAKIKASGTMTFIRNSMLTIMETGEVNADDVSFTNGAPAAFRNWGTLTVANKMTLHSGATLYNEGTITSKDISINSNTKIVNDNKIELKGELNLPSNFSLENNGEIYGEALIANSDAVATNNNIMRFTTISLTNTTFNNACSMEATTSFYANGATFNFTQGYLKAPKMEFVNGTVNLSNGSMLDATVSIYMNTGHAKFYGKGENTSMIKSPVITGQGFTYDGNLVIECDNHVEKSPYWNNFYVQNGAYFTKMGESKVTIEVCTGKKNNENEGGDPEDPKFPIIMDDNRNYAYLFEDQWPLYGDYDMNDLVLIIKERKISINKSNKAEEFTLSLDLSAAGATKSIGAAIMLDGVPASAITQPVEFSDNSLFKGFNVNSNLIENGQDYAVIPLFDDAHKALGRDRYEQINTIAGHSANTSPKNISFTIKFSNPISVDELNINKLNVFIFVEGNRNQRKEIHIVGYQPTKLANTDLFGGNNDDSSTSRKRYYISKDNLAWGIMVPTDFKWPLEYVNIKSAYSLFESWVTSGGTKNEEWWKTFDSSRVYK, from the coding sequence ATGATGAAGAAAACAATTCAATTTGTACCCATCATTGCAATAGCGATGGCAGGTACTATGTCTAGTTGTGTTGACTCTGGAAAGGATCTCTATGATCCGTCTTACGAAACACCTAACCCGATGGGAGATGGCTTTGCTGCTCCCGATGATATCGATTGGAACATGATAACCACTAAAAATGTCTCGGTCGAAGTGAAAGATGAAGAAGGAGGGTTATTTGCTTATTTAGTTGAAATATATGCAGAAGATCCTTTGACTAATGAAAGCGCTTCCGTGCTCGCTGCAAGGACAGCTAATAAAGAAAACAACTTTAAATTTACAACCGCTGTCAGCCTGCTGCCAACTCAAAAGGGTATTTATGTGAAGCAAACCGACCCTAGAGGACGTGAACAGGTATATCAGTTCGATGTACCCGAAAACAGCGATAATATTACCTGTAAACTCTATTATGCAGAATCTGCAGCACAGAATAGAGCGTTAATGAGTCGTGGCGTTGCTACAAGGAGTCTTGCTTTTGAAAAACCTGATTACTCTTCCATACCAGCCGATGCTAAGGAAGTTACAGAAATGACCGGAACGACTTTACTGCGTAATGCTAATTACAAAATCACCTCTGACTATAACGGTACATTCAAATTTGACGGATATGACGGTGATATCGCAACCAGAGTTTATGTAGATGCCCAATGGACTATTCCTGCAACTTTCCAATTCCAAAACGGAATTGAAATCATTGTGATGAACAATGCAAAGATTAAAGCATCAGGAACCATGACGTTCATAAGAAACTCCATGCTGACTATCATGGAAACAGGAGAAGTAAATGCAGACGATGTATCATTCACCAATGGAGCACCTGCCGCATTTAGAAATTGGGGTACACTAACTGTTGCAAACAAAATGACGCTACACTCCGGCGCAACACTCTACAATGAAGGAACCATAACAAGCAAGGATATCTCAATCAATTCTAACACAAAAATTGTGAATGACAATAAGATTGAGTTGAAAGGCGAATTAAATCTGCCATCCAACTTCTCATTAGAAAATAATGGAGAGATTTATGGAGAGGCATTAATTGCAAATTCTGATGCTGTTGCTACTAATAACAACATCATGAGATTTACGACCATCAGTCTCACCAATACAACATTCAACAATGCTTGTAGCATGGAAGCCACTACTTCTTTCTATGCGAACGGAGCAACATTCAACTTTACCCAGGGATACCTAAAAGCTCCTAAGATGGAGTTTGTCAATGGAACAGTAAACTTAAGCAATGGTTCTATGCTGGACGCAACTGTAAGTATTTATATGAACACCGGTCATGCTAAGTTTTATGGAAAAGGCGAAAATACTTCCATGATAAAATCTCCGGTTATAACCGGACAAGGTTTCACGTATGATGGTAATTTAGTCATTGAATGCGATAATCATGTTGAAAAAAGCCCATATTGGAACAACTTCTACGTGCAGAATGGTGCATACTTTACTAAAATGGGAGAATCCAAAGTTACGATAGAAGTCTGCACGGGTAAAAAGAATAACGAAAATGAAGGAGGAGATCCTGAAGATCCTAAGTTCCCGATCATCATGGACGATAATCGCAATTATGCTTATCTGTTTGAAGACCAATGGCCTTTATATGGGGATTACGATATGAACGACCTTGTTCTGATTATCAAGGAAAGAAAGATCTCCATCAATAAGAGCAATAAGGCAGAAGAGTTCACGTTAAGTCTTGATTTATCGGCTGCCGGAGCTACCAAGAGTATTGGAGCTGCTATCATGCTGGACGGTGTTCCTGCCAGTGCCATTACGCAACCGGTGGAATTCAGTGACAACTCTCTTTTTAAAGGTTTCAATGTGAATAGTAATCTGATTGAGAACGGACAGGACTATGCGGTTATTCCATTATTTGACGATGCTCACAAAGCATTGGGAAGAGACCGTTACGAACAGATCAATACGATTGCAGGTCACTCTGCCAATACGAGTCCTAAAAATATCAGTTTCACTATAAAGTTCAGCAATCCTATCTCTGTGGATGAGCTTAATATCAATAAACTGAATGTTTTCATTTTCGTAGAAGGAAACAGAAACCAGCGTAAGGAGATTCATATTGTCGGTTATCAACCAACTAAGTTGGCAAATACAGACTTGTTCGGAGGAAACAACGACGATAGTTCTACTTCCCGCAAGAGATATTACATCAGCAAAGATAACCTGGCATGGGGAATCATGGTTCCGACAGACTTCAAATGGCCTTTGGAATATGTGAATATCAAATCAGCTTACTCGTTATTCGAAAGTTGGGTGACCAGTGGCGGTACTAAGAATGAAGAATGGTGGAAAACTTTTGATTCATCAAGAGTATATAAATAA
- a CDS encoding PleD family two-component system response regulator — protein MKKKILLVDDKSTIGKVAGVYLGKEYDFTYLEDPIKAIEWLNEGNVPDLIISDIRMPLMMGDEFLRYMKNNELFKSIPIVMLSSEESTTERIRLLEEGAEDYILKPFNPLELKIRIKKIID, from the coding sequence ATGAAGAAAAAAATATTACTAGTCGATGATAAATCGACAATCGGAAAAGTGGCCGGTGTGTATCTAGGAAAAGAGTATGATTTTACCTATTTGGAAGATCCCATCAAAGCAATAGAATGGCTTAATGAAGGCAATGTACCTGACCTCATTATTTCAGACATTCGTATGCCTCTCATGATGGGGGATGAATTCTTAAGATACATGAAGAACAATGAATTATTCAAGTCAATTCCTATCGTTATGTTATCCAGTGAGGAAAGTACAACGGAAAGAATCAGACTATTGGAAGAGGGAGCAGAAGACTATATCCTGAAACCATTCAACCCTTTGGAACTCAAAATCCGAATCAAAAAGATTATTGACTAA
- a CDS encoding sugar transferase, translating into MQYFVYIGRDSKTIELLSRLSIGVFYAAPNCSKAVKVLEKIREKYDAALFFEQVNISKDIADIQYMRKKYPGLYMVLVIDSLSKEEASEYLKAGINNTIKYETSQEALKDLSTFLKRRKDQKIKALQLKAQNINAFRLPLWKRTFDIFFSGMAILCLSPLLIFTALAIRIESKGPIIYKSKRVGSNYQIFDFLKFRSMYTDADKHLKDFNALNQYQQEDEDIWGEEPEAEVNEEIDEEEILLISDDFVISEEDYINKKSKEKSNAFVKLENDPRITKIGRIIRKYSIDELPQLINILKGDMSIVGNRPLPLYEAELLTSDEHIDRFMGPAGLTGLWQVEKRGEAGKLSAEERKQLDITYAKTFSFWLDIKIILKTVTAFIQKENV; encoded by the coding sequence ATGCAATATTTTGTTTATATAGGCAGAGATAGCAAAACAATAGAACTACTCTCCCGACTAAGTATTGGGGTATTCTATGCTGCACCCAATTGTAGCAAAGCTGTCAAAGTATTGGAGAAAATACGCGAAAAATATGACGCAGCTCTATTTTTCGAACAAGTGAACATATCCAAAGATATTGCAGATATCCAATACATGCGTAAAAAGTATCCGGGGCTTTATATGGTACTCGTTATCGACTCCTTATCTAAGGAAGAAGCATCCGAATACCTTAAAGCCGGTATCAACAATACGATAAAATATGAAACAAGCCAGGAGGCTTTAAAAGATTTATCAACTTTCCTTAAACGAAGAAAAGATCAGAAAATAAAGGCACTTCAACTTAAAGCACAAAATATAAATGCTTTCCGCCTGCCTTTATGGAAAAGAACTTTTGATATATTCTTTTCGGGAATGGCGATATTATGTCTTTCTCCTCTCTTAATATTTACTGCACTAGCTATCCGGATAGAAAGTAAGGGTCCTATTATCTACAAATCCAAGCGCGTAGGGAGTAATTATCAGATATTCGACTTCCTTAAATTCCGTTCGATGTATACTGATGCAGACAAGCATTTAAAGGATTTCAATGCCCTTAACCAATATCAGCAGGAAGATGAGGATATTTGGGGAGAAGAACCGGAAGCGGAAGTGAATGAAGAAATCGATGAAGAAGAAATCCTCTTGATATCTGACGATTTCGTAATCTCCGAAGAAGACTACATTAACAAGAAGTCCAAGGAAAAAAGCAATGCTTTCGTTAAGCTGGAAAATGACCCTCGAATAACTAAGATTGGACGTATTATACGTAAATATAGTATTGACGAGTTACCCCAGCTTATTAATATTTTAAAAGGGGATATGTCAATAGTAGGCAACCGCCCTCTCCCACTCTATGAAGCCGAGTTGCTGACAAGCGATGAACACATCGACCGTTTCATGGGTCCGGCCGGATTGACCGGTTTATGGCAGGTAGAGAAAAGAGGCGAAGCCGGTAAACTTTCTGCTGAAGAACGCAAGCAATTGGATATCACCTATGCAAAGACATTCTCTTTCTGGTTGGATATAAAGATTATTCTGAAAACAGTTACTGCATTCATTCAAAAAGAGAACGTATAA
- a CDS encoding glycosyltransferase family 2 protein — MIDSYIYIIDDLVFFCTGLLLLYLFVMAIASHFKHITYPKAQKEYGCAILVPEGSILPDMYKEEAYEFITYSDLHQTINSLDQERYDLVLFLSNTACALSPQFLNKIYNAYDAGVQAIQLHTIVENRKGIRNRFRAIREEIKNSLCRAGNTQFGLSSNLLGTNMAIDLKWLQKNMKSSKTNIERKLFRQNIYIDYLPDVIVYCQSAPACPYRKRIRKTTSYLLPSIFEGNWSFCNRIVQQLTPSPLKLCIFVSIWTSLITVYNWTLSFGWWIALFGLLITYSLAIPDYLVEDKKKKKHSIWRRKHLNSELKKTPA, encoded by the coding sequence ATGATAGACTCTTATATCTACATAATAGATGATCTGGTATTCTTCTGTACAGGGCTTTTGCTCCTATACCTCTTTGTGATGGCCATAGCCTCACATTTCAAACATATCACCTACCCGAAGGCTCAAAAGGAATATGGTTGCGCCATTCTCGTTCCGGAGGGAAGTATTCTTCCGGATATGTATAAAGAAGAAGCGTACGAGTTTATCACATACAGCGATCTACATCAGACAATCAACAGTTTAGACCAGGAACGATACGACCTGGTTCTCTTCCTGTCCAATACAGCATGCGCTTTATCTCCGCAATTCCTGAATAAAATATATAATGCCTATGATGCCGGTGTACAAGCCATCCAACTACATACGATAGTAGAAAACCGCAAAGGCATCCGTAATCGCTTCCGGGCTATACGTGAGGAAATAAAAAACAGCCTCTGTAGAGCCGGCAATACACAATTCGGACTGTCATCCAATTTATTGGGAACTAATATGGCAATCGACCTAAAATGGCTGCAAAAGAACATGAAAAGTTCTAAGACTAATATCGAACGAAAATTATTCCGACAGAATATATACATTGACTACTTGCCGGATGTGATTGTTTATTGCCAGTCCGCACCCGCCTGTCCTTACCGTAAACGTATCCGGAAAACAACTTCCTACTTACTCCCTTCCATATTTGAAGGAAACTGGAGTTTCTGCAACCGGATCGTACAACAATTAACGCCTTCTCCACTTAAATTATGTATCTTCGTAAGTATTTGGACTTCGTTGATTACCGTATATAATTGGACCTTATCATTCGGATGGTGGATTGCACTTTTCGGTCTATTAATCACTTATAGCCTGGCAATTCCTGATTATCTGGTAGAGGACAAAAAGAAGAAAAAACATTCAATATGGAGAAGAAAACACTTAAACAGCGAATTAAAGAAAACCCCGGCTTAA
- a CDS encoding acyltransferase — protein sequence MEKKTLKQRIKENPGLKQAVHRFIMHPVKTRPNWWIRLFDFIYLKRGKGSVIYRSVRKDLPPFNRFSLGKYSVVEDFSCLNNAVGDLTIGDYTRIGLRNTIIGPINIGNHVNLAQNVTVTGLNHNYQDAEKMIDEQGVSTLPVVIEDDVWVGANSVILPGVTLGKHCVVAAGSVVSHSVPPYSICAGCPARIIKTYDFETKEWKKVEKTPATNHK from the coding sequence ATGGAGAAGAAAACACTTAAACAGCGAATTAAAGAAAACCCCGGCTTAAAACAGGCTGTACATCGTTTTATCATGCACCCCGTTAAAACTCGCCCTAATTGGTGGATACGGCTCTTCGATTTCATATACCTGAAACGCGGAAAGGGTTCTGTCATCTATCGGAGTGTACGCAAAGACCTCCCTCCTTTCAACCGATTCTCTTTGGGTAAATATTCTGTTGTCGAAGACTTCTCCTGTCTGAATAATGCAGTTGGCGACTTGACAATCGGAGATTATACACGCATCGGATTGAGAAACACAATCATAGGTCCGATTAATATTGGCAATCATGTCAACCTGGCACAGAATGTAACGGTCACAGGACTCAACCATAATTATCAGGATGCAGAAAAGATGATTGACGAACAAGGTGTCAGCACACTGCCTGTTGTTATCGAAGATGATGTATGGGTAGGTGCCAATTCGGTCATTCTACCGGGAGTAACTTTAGGGAAACATTGCGTAGTGGCCGCCGGAAGTGTAGTCAGTCATTCCGTCCCACCCTATTCAATATGTGCCGGATGCCCTGCAAGAATCATAAAAACATACGATTTCGAGACTAAAGAGTGGAAAAAAGTAGAGAAAACACCTGCTACTAACCATAAATAG